AGCTGTTCGATCTGCAGCCTGGCGATGCGGGGTTGCAAGTATATGCGAGGTGGCTGCGCAGTCGCGAAGAGTTCGTGGCATTTCGGGCGGCGGCGCGCAGGCGCGGCACGGATTTCAGAGATGCTGCGTTATATCAAGTTTCGTCGGGGGGGCCAGCAGCTTGTTTTTCATTTGCTCATCTGAATGCTCTGGAGCTGGAGGAAGGAATTAAGCGCCTGCTTTTGGCGTGGGAAGATGTACAAAGTGCAACATGACAAGGTATGATGGTGAGGATGGATAGCAAAACTAAGCAGATGCTTAATGAGGCAAGTTTTGCGAAGTAACTCAGAGTGGATTGCGCTTACAAAACTAAGCGGATGCTTACGAAGTGAGTTTTGCGAAGTGACTCAAACTAGATTGCGCTTACAAAACTAAGCGGATGCTTACAAAGTAAGTTTTGTACGAAGAGTTTTCGATGTAGCCGATGCTTACAAAACTTTTAGGAGGGAACGTTATGCTGCACGCATCGCCATCCTCTTTTGTTATATTACCTGCCTTGGCGAAGATTGTGTGCGAACCAAGCTGGAAATGGCAAAAAAGAGAGAAGTCGCTGCAAAATTATGATTTATTCTATGTATGGAGCGGGGAAGGCACGGTTGTACGTAACGGGGAACCTTTCCAAGTGGGTAAGGGAAGCTGCTTCTTGTTTCGTCCGGGTGACCATACAAGCGCTACACATAATCCGCAAAAGCCGCTTGTCCTTACATATATTCATTTTGATGTCACCGGAGAGGTGACGGATATCCCGCTGCCCTATCGTGAACTTATAGAAACGGTTGAATTTGAACATCTGCTTGCTCGTTACGTTCGGCTATTCCTAGTGGATACCTACGCAGCTGAGGAAGAAGGGCAGCTCGTTCTAAAACAACTAATGATTCATCTGCTTAGGGAGGACCGTGTGAAGCCTGTAGAACGTTATGTTAGCAACCATTTGACGGAAATCATTCATGAAATAGCGAACTATGTGAGCCAACATCCCGGGGTTTCGCATCGCGTAGAAGACCTTGCTGCACGTGCGGGGTTATCGCCGCGGTATTTCTCAATCAAGTTTAAGGAGCTTACAGGCTCCTCTGTTCAATCCTATGTAATCCGTGCCCGGATTGAGCGTGCTCAGCATTTGCTGTTGTACGCCGGAATGAATGTTACTGAGGTAGCAGATGCGCTTGGATACCGTGACATTTTCTTTTTTAGCCGCCAGTTTAAGCAGTATACCGGAAAAAGTCCATCTGAGATTCGCTGATTTCCTTTCTTTGTTTCAGTTACTTCAACCAACAAAGGGTGGATACTTTATGGAATGCTGGTCAGACGGAGAATCTGTAACACGGATTGTACAGGTGGAGGCGCAGGGGTTTTTAGAAACCGCTTAAAACGATTAAAACAGTCGAGTGCTTTTGTCATGGAAAGCTGGTTCTAACTGAACAAACGAGTATATAATCGCTGGATATGACCCAAGCTTTAAATAACCGGAGCCAACAGGCTTCCGGTTTTTTTGAAATATAAGAAAGTATAAGTTTCACACAATACTTTATGACTTATATTTCTCGCATAAACGCTTACCGTCCTTATAAGGACGCCGCTAGGCGTTTATGCTTGGCAAACCGAAGGGTTTATCGGCCTCGCGTTGTATTTTATACAATAGAATGAACTCATATGAAGGTAATTTCGAATTCTGTTGCATATCTTACATTCATTTGGTGAACAAACGCCCATACTAAAGATTATCACGGTGATCTATTGCATGAAGTACAATGAAATATTTTAGCGAGTAAAAATAAAGATTTTCTGTTGCACATCCTGCAATCAAACAAACGCCTATGCACCAGATGATATTTATATGTCCTACGGTGAGTTTGTTGTCAATATTTATTTTAACTCGAATGAGTTACTATTAAGGAAAAGTTTTCCGTTATACGCATCGCATAACTTTGACTGTAGTCCATTGGTGGGAGGAGAGAGATAATGTACGAAATCGTGCTTATACGACATGGTGAAAGCCAGTACAATGTGCAGAATTTATTTACGGGCTGGAGCGACCCAGATTTAACTGACAAAGGTATTCAAGAGGCAAAGGCCGCAGGAAAGCTGTTGAAGGATTCGGGGTATACGTTTGATCTAGCTTTTGCTTCAGTGCTAAAGCGGTCGATCAAGACACTCAACTATGCACTTGAAGAGATGGATCTGCTGTGGATTCCCGTACAAAAGTCTTGGAAGCTGAACGAAAGGCATTATGGCGCACTCCAGGGATTAAGTAAAAGTGAGACGGCGATCAAATACGGTGATGCTCAGCTGCATCTATGGAGACGGAGTTTATCGGTTCGGCCTCCGATGCTGGAGTTGGATGATCCCCGGTATCCCGGAAACGATATCCGTTACAGTAATGTTCGTCCGGAAGATATCCCGTGCGGAGAGAGTCTGGAGGACACCGTTCATCGTGTGGGCGATTTCTGGAGAAACCGAATTGTACCCCTTGTGCGTAAAAAAGAACGGGTGCTTATTTCAGCCCATGGCAATACGCTGCGAGCGTTGATCAAATTTATGGAGGATATTGATGAGTCGGAGCTGCTGGAGCTCAATATTCCAACCGGAGTACCACTGGTGTATAAACTCGATGAGGACATTAATCCAATCAGCCGTTTTTATTTAGGAGATCCGGAACAAGTGGCGGCCAAGGCGCTTGATGTCGCTAAGCAGGGACATGTGTAATAGGCGTATTAGGTATAATAAGCGTAACCGATGATTGCATGAAAAGACAAAGGACAGCAAGGACAGCCTCTGGGCTGTCCTTTTTTGTTGTTAGTACTATCCGCTAATCCTCCGCTAATCCTCGGCTGACGCTTACGGACCCAGATGACGTTATTAGCTAATATATAGCCAATTGAGCAGAGTTTCGGACCCCAGTGCCGCTATTGCCTCAGATTTAGCCCAAACTGGGTGTTTTTTATGCCAATAGCGGCGGTGGAGTCCGATAGAATCGTAAATGTGTGAAAAAGCTGCGTTTAAGGTCAACTGGGTCCGATAGCACTGAGCGCTAACCTTCCGTTGACGCTTACGGACCCAGATGACGCTATTAGCAAATATATAGCCAATTGAGCGGAGTTTCGGACCCCAGTGCCGCTATTGCCTCGGTTTTAGCCCATACGGGGTGTTTTTTATGCCAATAGCGGCGGTGGAGTCCGATAGAATCGTAAATGTGTGAAAAAGCCGCGTTTAAGGTCAGGTGAGTCCGATAGCGGCTTCGTACGCGCAACTGTCTAGCTGATGGGGCAGATCCAGGGGAAGCTCTAAAAAAAGAAAAGGACACCCAAGCAGCCATTTCATGGCTTAAAGGGTACCCTTCAATTCTTTTACAAAGGCTGCTGCAACGTCCCCAGCAGCTCCCCCATCTTCACCTTAGCGTTCAACGCCAAATCGGGTCTCGGGGTAAAAGTACCGCTTTCCATAAGCAGTACTACAGTGGAGCCGAA
This window of the Paenibacillus sp. FSL R10-2734 genome carries:
- a CDS encoding AraC family transcriptional regulator, with translation MLHASPSSFVILPALAKIVCEPSWKWQKREKSLQNYDLFYVWSGEGTVVRNGEPFQVGKGSCFLFRPGDHTSATHNPQKPLVLTYIHFDVTGEVTDIPLPYRELIETVEFEHLLARYVRLFLVDTYAAEEEGQLVLKQLMIHLLREDRVKPVERYVSNHLTEIIHEIANYVSQHPGVSHRVEDLAARAGLSPRYFSIKFKELTGSSVQSYVIRARIERAQHLLLYAGMNVTEVADALGYRDIFFFSRQFKQYTGKSPSEIR
- the gpmA gene encoding 2,3-diphosphoglycerate-dependent phosphoglycerate mutase; this encodes MYEIVLIRHGESQYNVQNLFTGWSDPDLTDKGIQEAKAAGKLLKDSGYTFDLAFASVLKRSIKTLNYALEEMDLLWIPVQKSWKLNERHYGALQGLSKSETAIKYGDAQLHLWRRSLSVRPPMLELDDPRYPGNDIRYSNVRPEDIPCGESLEDTVHRVGDFWRNRIVPLVRKKERVLISAHGNTLRALIKFMEDIDESELLELNIPTGVPLVYKLDEDINPISRFYLGDPEQVAAKALDVAKQGHV